CTCGGCGAGCTTGGGGATGTTGGAGCGGTACGGCAGTGCTTTCGCGCCGGCGGGTGAGATCTCGTCGGCGGAGACGTTGTCGCCGCACTTGAGGAGGACCGGGCCGGTCACCTCGTCGGGCAGCGGGTCGAAGTCTGGGAGCCCGGAGATGTTCGGGCCGCGTTCCAGCTCGATCCGGGCCGCCTCCTCGGGCGGCAGCGGGGGCTCCAGCATGGCGCGGTTGACCGAGGCCTGCTCGGGCAGCCGCAGGTCCGGGTACCGCACGCCCTGCTCGGTCGCCCACGCGCGCGGGTCGGTGATCGTGCCGGTGAGGGCGGAGACGGCGGCGGTCTCCGGGGAGCACAGCCAGACCGCGTCCTGTTCGGTGCCGGAGCGGCCGGGGAAGTTGCGGGGGAAGGTGCGCAGGCTGTTGCGGCCGGGAGCGGGGGCCTGGCCCATGCCGATGCAGCCGAGGCAGCCTGCCTGGTGGATGCGGGCCCCGGCGGCGATCAGGTCGAACGTGGCGCCCATCATGGTGAGGTCGGCGAGGATCTCGCGGGAGGTCGGGTTGACGTCGAAACTGACGGCGGGGTCGGTCTGGCGGCCGGCGACGATGGCGGCGGCGACGGCGAAGTCACGCAGACCGGGGTTGGCGGAGGAGCCGATGACAGCCTGCCCGATGGGTTCGCCAGCGGCCTCGCGCACCGGCACGACGTTGCCGGGCGAGGTGGGGCGGGCGATGAGCGGTTCGAGCGTGGCGAGGTCGATCTCGTCGGTGAGGTCGTAGACGGCGTCCGGCTCGGCGGCCAGTTCGCGGAAGTCGGCCTCGCGGTCCTCGGCCCGCAGGAAGTCGCGCACCGCCGCGTCGGAGGGGAACACGGAGGTGGTGGCGCCCAGCTCGGCGCCCATGTTGGCGATGACGTGCCGGTCCATGGCGGACAGGTGCGCGAGGCCGGGGCCGTGGTACTCCAGGATCCGGTTGACCGCGCCCTTGACGCCGTGGCGCCGCAGCAGCTCCAGCACCACGTCTTTGGCGCTCACCCACTGCGGCAGCTCGCCGGTCAGGCGGATTCCCCAGATCTCCGGCATGGTCAGGTGCAG
The genomic region above belongs to Streptomyces sp. CG1 and contains:
- a CDS encoding aconitate hydratase, producing MALSHGSLTHRLIAGHLIDGVMEPGQEIGLRIDQTLTQDATGTLVMQELEALGLDRVRTEVSVQYVDHSLLQADERNAEDHAFLHSACRRFGIWYSKPGNGVSHPTHMQRFGIPGKTLAGSDSHTCAAGSLGMLALGTGGLEVALAMAGRPLHLTMPEIWGIRLTGELPQWVSAKDVVLELLRRHGVKGAVNRILEYHGPGLAHLSAMDRHVIANMGAELGATTSVFPSDAAVRDFLRAEDREADFRELAAEPDAVYDLTDEIDLATLEPLIARPTSPGNVVPVREAAGEPIGQAVIGSSANPGLRDFAVAAAIVAGRQTDPAVSFDVNPTSREILADLTMMGATFDLIAAGARIHQAGCLGCIGMGQAPAPGRNSLRTFPRNFPGRSGTEQDAVWLCSPETAAVSALTGTITDPRAWATEQGVRYPDLRLPEQASVNRAMLEPPLPPEEAARIELERGPNISGLPDFDPLPDEVTGPVLLKCGDNVSADEISPAGAKALPYRSNIPKLAEFTFTRIDSDYPRRATDLATDGRPGAHFVIGGENYGQGSSREHAAITPRHLGLRAVIAKSYARIHWQNLTNFGVLPLEFADRGDYDRIEVGDRLRLENLRTALAPGADPHLRLHNTTKNETYQVRHRLSDGRPRTALAGGTIAALAREEPPEGTGADIPATSADPGDLTHDGG